One part of the Tunicatimonas pelagia genome encodes these proteins:
- a CDS encoding sulfatase encodes MAIQQSLTLLGFCVLFFTCEPKEEPETKRRPNILFILADDLGYHDLSCTGSHFYETPNIDRIAERGMQFTQGYAACQVCSPSRASIMTGKFPARHGITDWIGAKTGTDWRDFNRHNKLLPAQYVHQLPTEYTTLPEAFQEAGYTTFFSGKWHIGDEGSYPEDHGFDINRGGWEKGSPMGGFFAPHNNPKLADKKAGESLTLRLAEETVDFLEAHKDSSFFAFLSFYAVHAPLETTQEKWKKYRQRAYEQGMADSGFVMERRLPIRTVQDNPVYAGLVSTMDDAVGNVLHALEELGLSDNTIIVFTSDNGGVASGDAYATTNLPLRGGKGYQWEGGIREPYFIAAPWINTAGKKSAVPVSGVDLYPTLLDLAGLELKPNEHTDGVSLLPLMQGDSITERPLYWHYPHYGNQGGDPSSIIRLGDWKLIHYWEDGQRELYNLRDDPQEAANIIEQEPTVAQQLGQQLEQFLRETQANTPEPDLEYNEQLAQARQANIVNELLPRLEQQRTNILQEDWQPNPDWWGSQVDSLTQNSAAVLD; translated from the coding sequence ATGGCTATCCAACAATCGCTTACGCTGCTGGGCTTCTGTGTCCTGTTCTTTACTTGTGAACCTAAGGAAGAACCCGAAACGAAACGTCGCCCCAATATACTATTTATTTTAGCCGATGACCTGGGTTATCACGATTTGAGTTGCACCGGAAGCCATTTTTATGAGACGCCCAATATTGACCGCATTGCAGAAAGAGGAATGCAGTTTACGCAAGGCTACGCGGCCTGTCAGGTCTGTAGCCCTTCCCGAGCCAGTATTATGACCGGGAAATTTCCCGCTCGCCACGGCATCACTGATTGGATCGGGGCTAAAACCGGAACAGACTGGCGAGACTTCAACCGCCATAATAAATTACTACCTGCCCAGTACGTTCATCAGCTACCCACCGAATACACTACCCTCCCCGAAGCCTTTCAAGAAGCTGGTTACACCACTTTCTTCTCTGGAAAATGGCACATTGGCGATGAAGGTTCTTACCCCGAAGATCATGGATTTGATATTAACCGAGGTGGCTGGGAAAAGGGAAGTCCAATGGGAGGTTTTTTCGCCCCACACAACAACCCAAAATTGGCCGATAAGAAAGCAGGCGAGAGCCTGACGCTACGCTTAGCCGAAGAAACCGTAGATTTCTTGGAAGCACATAAAGATTCTTCCTTCTTCGCATTCTTATCGTTCTACGCCGTACACGCTCCGCTGGAGACGACTCAGGAGAAATGGAAAAAATACCGCCAGAGGGCCTACGAGCAAGGTATGGCCGACAGTGGCTTTGTAATGGAGCGACGCTTACCTATCCGTACGGTGCAGGACAATCCGGTCTATGCAGGGCTGGTGTCTACTATGGATGATGCCGTAGGTAACGTCTTACATGCGCTAGAAGAGCTGGGTTTAAGTGATAATACTATCATTGTATTTACCTCTGACAATGGGGGGGTAGCTTCCGGAGATGCCTACGCCACTACGAACTTACCCCTACGCGGTGGTAAGGGCTACCAGTGGGAAGGTGGTATTCGCGAACCATACTTTATTGCTGCCCCCTGGATAAACACCGCAGGAAAAAAGAGTGCTGTGCCAGTATCGGGAGTAGACCTCTACCCTACCCTATTAGACTTAGCTGGCCTGGAATTAAAACCTAATGAACACACCGACGGCGTAAGCTTGCTTCCCCTGATGCAGGGAGATTCTATTACCGAACGCCCTCTGTACTGGCACTATCCGCACTACGGCAACCAAGGTGGCGACCCGTCCTCCATTATCCGCTTAGGCGATTGGAAGTTAATTCACTACTGGGAAGATGGTCAACGGGAATTATATAATCTGAGAGATGATCCTCAAGAGGCTGCTAATATCATTGAGCAGGAGCCAACCGTCGCTCAACAACTAGGCCAGCAACTAGAACAGTTTCTCAGAGAAACGCAAGCCAACACTCCTGAACCCGACCTAGAGTACAACGAACAACTGGCACAGGCGCGACAAGCTAATATCGTCAATGAACTATTGCCTCGTTTAGAGCAACAGCGAACTAATATTTTACAAGAAGATTGGCAGCCGAACCCTGACTGGTGGGGCAGCCAAGTAGATTCACTTACGCAAAACAGTGCTGCTGTATTAGACTAA
- a CDS encoding amidohydrolase family protein, producing the protein MQEDNIKLMKIDAHQHFWKFDPVQDTWITNDMAVLQRDYTPSDLESLLSAHGFSGCVAVQADQAEAETYYLADLAKQHDWIKGVVGWVDLRSDRLQASLDQISELPSVKGFRHIIQSEPDGFMRQPAFIEGLRQLESYDFTYDILIYEQQLEEVITLVDLLSENQKLVIDHIAKPIIREKSFTTWEKYIRQLAKRPNTRIKVSGLVTEADWQHWQQSDFQPYLSTVLDAFGPHRMMFGSDWPVCLLAAQYEQVVSVIQDFVNPLSATEQAAIMGQTAVDFYQLSD; encoded by the coding sequence ATGCAGGAAGACAACATTAAATTAATGAAGATAGATGCCCATCAGCATTTTTGGAAATTTGATCCAGTACAAGATACTTGGATTACCAATGACATGGCTGTGCTCCAACGTGACTATACCCCATCTGACCTAGAATCTTTGCTCTCGGCTCACGGATTTTCAGGATGTGTAGCGGTGCAGGCCGATCAGGCGGAGGCCGAGACCTATTATCTGGCCGACTTAGCCAAACAGCACGATTGGATCAAGGGAGTAGTGGGCTGGGTAGACCTCCGTTCGGATCGCCTGCAAGCCTCGTTAGATCAAATCAGCGAGCTACCATCAGTCAAGGGGTTTCGCCATATCATACAGAGTGAACCCGATGGATTTATGCGACAACCGGCGTTCATTGAGGGCCTCCGCCAACTTGAGTCGTATGACTTCACCTACGATATTCTCATCTACGAGCAACAGTTGGAAGAAGTAATTACGCTGGTAGACCTACTATCAGAAAACCAGAAGCTGGTGATCGACCATATTGCTAAACCGATTATTAGAGAGAAGTCATTTACTACGTGGGAAAAGTACATTCGGCAACTTGCCAAACGACCCAACACACGGATCAAAGTATCTGGCTTAGTAACCGAAGCCGATTGGCAGCATTGGCAACAAAGTGATTTTCAGCCCTACCTTAGTACCGTCTTGGACGCTTTCGGCCCTCACCGCATGATGTTTGGCAGCGATTGGCCGGTTTGTTTGCTAGCCGCCCAATACGAACAAGTTGTATCCGTCATTCAGGACTTTGTAAATCCACTAAGTGCTACCGAACAGGCCGCGATTATGGGGCAAACGGCAGTAGACTTTTATCAACTATCTGACTAA
- the fucP gene encoding L-fucose:H+ symporter permease, with protein MTKPRLIPQEFIVPFVLITSLFALWGFANSVTDPMVQAFKKVLELTNAQAAWVQMAFYGGYFSMALPAALFIRKYSYKTGALIGLALFAVGALLFYPAAISEQFWFFCLGLYVLTFGLAFLETTANPYILAMGPPETATQRLNLAQAFNPFGLLGGLLVAQQFVLKKLQSDDLENYATLAEAQKAVVRTADLMVIRDPYLMLGLAVMVIFILVLVSKMPEGKAEGELSLGNTVRRLTKNSRYTSGVAAQMLYVGAQIMCWTYIYQYAEAQAMDSDVAASYQFIAFLAFMIGRAIGTYLLRFVSAETLLAIFSLGATLLTLGTIFIQGLFGLYCLVSLSFFMSLMFPTIYGIALDGLTQDEFKLGAAGLVMAIVGGALLPKLQGMIIDFGGAGVADVQIVGVPEVNFSFVLPLGCFAAIALYGWLIGKRTLPNPLSSSQQ; from the coding sequence ATGACCAAACCTCGCTTAATTCCCCAAGAATTTATTGTTCCCTTTGTTCTAATCACCTCACTATTTGCACTCTGGGGGTTTGCCAATTCCGTAACCGACCCAATGGTGCAAGCCTTCAAAAAAGTATTGGAACTAACCAACGCTCAGGCGGCTTGGGTGCAAATGGCTTTTTACGGAGGGTACTTCTCTATGGCATTACCCGCCGCACTTTTCATTCGGAAATACTCCTATAAAACGGGAGCACTTATTGGGCTGGCCTTATTCGCGGTAGGGGCTCTTCTGTTCTATCCGGCTGCCATCAGCGAGCAGTTTTGGTTCTTTTGCCTGGGGCTCTACGTGCTAACTTTTGGGCTAGCTTTTCTAGAGACGACCGCTAACCCTTACATTCTCGCCATGGGCCCACCGGAGACCGCCACCCAACGGCTCAACCTAGCGCAAGCGTTCAACCCTTTCGGTCTATTAGGCGGATTATTAGTTGCCCAGCAGTTTGTCCTTAAAAAGTTGCAGTCCGATGATCTAGAAAACTACGCTACTCTTGCGGAAGCACAAAAAGCCGTGGTGCGAACCGCCGATCTGATGGTGATCCGTGACCCATACCTAATGTTGGGATTAGCCGTAATGGTTATTTTTATCTTGGTACTAGTCAGCAAAATGCCCGAAGGAAAAGCAGAAGGCGAGCTATCGCTAGGAAATACCGTGAGAAGACTTACTAAAAATTCTCGTTATACCTCCGGAGTTGCTGCCCAAATGCTGTACGTTGGGGCGCAAATTATGTGCTGGACTTACATCTACCAATACGCTGAAGCCCAAGCTATGGATAGCGATGTAGCCGCCAGCTACCAGTTTATTGCCTTTCTCGCTTTTATGATCGGCCGCGCCATCGGCACCTATCTGCTACGGTTCGTTTCCGCCGAAACGTTGCTTGCCATCTTTTCGCTGGGGGCTACCCTGCTTACGTTGGGTACCATATTTATTCAGGGACTATTTGGATTATACTGCCTAGTAAGCCTTTCATTTTTTATGTCCCTTATGTTTCCTACCATTTACGGAATAGCACTGGATGGACTGACCCAAGACGAATTTAAACTGGGAGCTGCCGGACTAGTAATGGCCATTGTTGGCGGAGCCCTTCTCCCCAAACTACAAGGAATGATTATCGATTTTGGGGGAGCGGGCGTGGCTGACGTACAGATTGTGGGAGTGCCTGAAGTCAACTTTTCGTTTGTTCTGCCCCTCGGATGCTTTGCAGCTATTGCCCTTTACGGTTGGCTTATTGGTAAGCGTACCTTGCCTAATCCGCTAAGCTCTTCTCAACAGTAG
- a CDS encoding helix-turn-helix domain-containing protein — MLEDPSMADQKIAAIAFDSGFNNLTSFNAAFKAHTQCTPSQYRKQFLTS; from the coding sequence CTGTTAGAAGATCCTAGCATGGCAGATCAGAAGATTGCAGCGATTGCTTTTGACTCAGGATTTAATAACCTCACCTCCTTCAATGCAGCTTTTAAAGCACACACGCAGTGTACTCCTTCGCAGTATCGTAAGCAGTTTTTGACTTCCTAA
- a CDS encoding PQQ-dependent sugar dehydrogenase, translating to MKFYVRLTAFLAENITMIFAYQHFVYYLLLLSLGSCTYVSADAETTPQAQRVTVVTGLIRPWSMAFLSEEEVLVTEKEGSLKRVNLATGTQQVIKGFPKDLDNTPQHDPRDNAGLFDVVLDPDYANSAWVYIAYSASEPGGSTTKVIRGQLRKDSLTNVQALLVAEPFSPDRFHYGGGMVFGTDNKLYVTVGERYFREIEQPSLPIAQDVQDRRGMIYRLNPDGSLPDDNPDWGSDAVPGAYAIGIRAAQGITCHPESGQIWFSEHGSRQGDEINILQAGANYGWPLQTTGQYRDSAYIPPPIGDRVLTDPVWSWDETVAPTGLTFYTGSEFPAWQGSLFVAGLSGGSLRRLTVEGEQVKAAEKLFADDPIRLRQVIQSPGGKLYLLTDEIEGRILRIDPAP from the coding sequence TTGAAGTTTTATGTACGGTTAACGGCTTTCTTAGCCGAAAACATTACAATGATTTTTGCCTATCAACACTTTGTCTATTATTTGCTCCTATTGAGCCTAGGATCCTGTACATACGTTTCAGCCGATGCCGAAACCACTCCCCAAGCCCAACGTGTCACCGTAGTAACGGGGCTAATTCGCCCGTGGAGTATGGCTTTTCTTTCTGAAGAAGAAGTATTGGTGACTGAAAAGGAAGGTAGCCTTAAGCGGGTAAACTTAGCTACCGGAACCCAACAAGTAATCAAAGGCTTTCCGAAAGATTTAGACAACACTCCGCAGCATGATCCTCGCGATAATGCGGGGTTGTTTGATGTCGTACTAGATCCGGATTACGCGAACAGTGCCTGGGTGTATATCGCTTACTCGGCTTCGGAACCCGGAGGTAGTACCACGAAAGTCATCCGTGGGCAGCTCCGCAAAGATTCTCTAACCAATGTACAAGCTTTACTGGTCGCCGAGCCTTTTTCGCCCGACCGCTTTCACTACGGTGGGGGAATGGTATTTGGTACGGATAACAAACTGTATGTAACGGTGGGCGAGCGTTACTTTCGGGAAATAGAGCAACCCTCGTTACCCATTGCCCAAGATGTGCAGGATCGAAGAGGAATGATTTATCGTCTTAATCCGGATGGAAGTCTCCCTGATGATAATCCGGACTGGGGATCAGATGCGGTTCCGGGAGCATATGCCATTGGGATTCGTGCGGCACAGGGCATAACTTGTCACCCCGAGAGCGGGCAGATTTGGTTCAGTGAGCACGGTTCCCGGCAGGGTGATGAAATTAATATCTTGCAAGCCGGAGCTAACTACGGCTGGCCTTTGCAAACCACTGGTCAATACCGCGACTCTGCTTATATTCCACCACCGATAGGCGATCGGGTACTCACCGATCCGGTATGGTCTTGGGACGAAACGGTAGCACCCACCGGACTTACGTTCTACACTGGCAGTGAGTTTCCTGCTTGGCAGGGCAGCTTGTTTGTGGCTGGTTTATCCGGAGGAAGCTTACGGAGATTGACTGTTGAAGGTGAACAAGTGAAAGCTGCAGAAAAACTGTTTGCCGATGACCCTATCCGACTACGGCAAGTAATTCAGAGCCCAGGAGGCAAACTCTATCTGCTCACCGATGAAATTGAAGGGCGCATCCTTCGCATTGATCCGGCACCATGA
- a CDS encoding Fur family transcriptional regulator, giving the protein MNNQKFITDVLHAHGLRKTPIRTEMLTLFLKHDTALAASDIIAKMKLRLDRVTVYRALNSFEEHGILHRASEDERGIKYALCGQHCPDEAHADQHAHFICDQCHQTYCLEDVKVPEVAVSDEFSVDRKNYTLSGTCKACNA; this is encoded by the coding sequence ATGAATAATCAGAAGTTCATAACGGATGTATTACACGCGCACGGATTAAGAAAAACACCTATCCGTACTGAGATGCTAACCCTTTTTCTTAAGCATGATACCGCCCTAGCTGCTAGTGATATTATTGCGAAGATGAAACTGCGGCTGGATCGGGTTACGGTATACCGTGCCCTGAACTCATTTGAGGAACACGGCATACTACATCGTGCCTCCGAAGACGAGCGAGGCATCAAATACGCTCTGTGCGGGCAGCACTGTCCGGATGAAGCCCACGCCGATCAGCACGCCCATTTCATCTGCGATCAGTGTCACCAAACCTACTGTTTGGAAGATGTAAAAGTACCGGAAGTAGCTGTGTCCGATGAGTTTTCGGTAGATCGAAAAAACTATACCCTTAGTGGCACCTGCAAAGCGTGTAATGCCTAA
- a CDS encoding DUF4625 domain-containing protein: MKYFLLTLFLTAILTACSDNDPDDPSNDLEAPVFSSISRPSTQGDPNVVKIRGEYMEVLPENSSELRLQGELSDNLALSEMQIDIHNSQDGHTHARIEQRLPGLVVQEEVQLNGRSHTIDQTIRYDDRDYLAGPYHVILHAVDAAGNVTSFSDGSSVVRSVYLKRPYMPLIALANDPDETLEQLSGAVGNALSVEGYLEQRRDEHDFAITFIRVSLVQDTDRDSDTDWQGDTSYEAMWGESQFLRDNTGAMLTGPDIPAFTNDQLLFTTLWEGQPYTLTAGDNERVLRIEVEDEGGNLAVREFTILID, from the coding sequence ATGAAATACTTTTTGCTTACCCTGTTTCTTACAGCTATACTAACTGCTTGTTCGGATAATGATCCTGATGACCCTAGCAATGATCTGGAGGCTCCGGTTTTTTCATCGATCAGTCGTCCTTCTACCCAGGGCGATCCCAACGTAGTCAAAATCCGGGGAGAATATATGGAAGTGTTACCGGAAAATAGTTCGGAGTTACGTTTACAGGGCGAACTATCGGACAACTTGGCCCTCAGCGAAATGCAGATTGATATTCATAATTCGCAAGATGGGCACACCCACGCCCGTATTGAACAGCGACTACCAGGCTTAGTGGTGCAAGAGGAGGTTCAGTTGAATGGTAGGAGCCACACCATTGACCAAACTATTCGCTACGATGATCGTGACTATCTGGCGGGACCATACCACGTAATATTACACGCAGTTGATGCTGCCGGTAACGTTACTTCGTTTTCGGACGGCTCTAGTGTGGTTCGGAGTGTGTACCTTAAGCGTCCCTACATGCCCTTAATTGCTTTAGCAAATGACCCGGACGAAACATTGGAACAGCTATCCGGCGCGGTGGGCAATGCTTTATCGGTGGAAGGATACTTGGAGCAGCGACGCGATGAGCACGACTTTGCCATCACTTTCATCCGCGTTTCGCTGGTGCAGGATACCGACCGGGATAGTGATACTGACTGGCAGGGCGATACCAGCTACGAAGCCATGTGGGGCGAATCGCAGTTTCTACGCGATAATACCGGAGCCATGCTAACGGGGCCAGATATTCCTGCCTTCACCAACGATCAGCTACTGTTTACGACCTTGTGGGAAGGTCAGCCTTACACGCTGACGGCGGGAGATAACGAACGGGTATTGCGGATTGAGGTGGAAGATGAAGGAGGTAATCTGGCGGTGCGGGAGTTTACGATACTAATAGACTAA
- a CDS encoding TonB-dependent receptor has product MAQSFSLRGQVVDEDLQAIAGAQVELLNSVQLQFTTSEGFFTFNVLTDTLYTLAIRSLGYAEQRVTLSPTTQNSVQVRLQPSAKILAEVQIDGTGIRSTSTSSQAVITVTRSDLDQSAEGSFVDALTPVAGINAINTGVGIAKPVIRGMSYNRIMVNDQGVKQEGQQWGSDHGLEIDQFDVQQVEIIKGPASLRYGSDAMGGVINILPTPFPERGQLQTEVKGIYQYNNNLRGLSAAAEGNHQGWLYRLRYSQQDFDNYRVPADRFTYAGFELPIYDERLRNTAGQERNFAFTTGLKRDWGQSTVKISRFHQRVGLFPGAVGIPSGYQLQRYDQRRSIGLPRQDNTHWKVLWNTQYGWDRSILEIDAGYQHNQRLEESLPHTQNVGQTADGTVAHDLRLRTYSLNARLIQEMGSQWTVTYGVQGQRMQNNYGGFEFLIPAFTTWQGGGFTLVEYADSPVNPRWQFNAGLRFDGGQHEILEHQQPLYDETLQPTGEFEQRNADLTRQFADVSGAVGAQWQPSSTWQMKLNVGTSFRMPTAIELASNGVHHGTFRHELGNPDLQSERGYQLDYALTYQQGKISSTLTPFVAYYDQYIYLAPTASFSRLPSGSQLTWEFRQADASFWGGEWVTNYQPISNLNVQASLEYVANYNLDFQLPLPLTPPFSALGEVTYQIITQQGWLQSLELHGDVRWVADQNRVDRNERATPGYTLLGGGISSEWLMGDTFFNIMVQVDNALNTQYLHHLSRYRLLNLPEPGRNVVVTLRVPLSFNLNS; this is encoded by the coding sequence TTGGCCCAGTCATTTTCACTGCGAGGACAGGTAGTTGACGAGGATCTTCAGGCTATTGCTGGAGCTCAGGTAGAACTACTGAATTCTGTTCAGTTGCAATTCACCACGTCCGAGGGCTTTTTCACCTTCAATGTTCTCACTGATACACTTTATACGCTAGCCATACGCTCGCTCGGATACGCTGAGCAACGTGTCACGCTGTCGCCCACTACCCAAAACTCTGTTCAGGTGCGTTTGCAGCCGAGTGCCAAGATTTTAGCTGAAGTGCAAATTGATGGAACTGGAATCCGCAGCACTTCCACCTCTTCCCAAGCAGTCATCACGGTAACTCGTTCTGATCTAGATCAATCCGCTGAGGGAAGCTTTGTAGATGCACTCACTCCGGTGGCAGGTATCAATGCTATCAACACTGGGGTGGGAATTGCCAAACCGGTAATTCGGGGGATGAGCTACAACCGAATTATGGTCAACGACCAAGGGGTAAAGCAGGAAGGGCAGCAGTGGGGTTCTGACCACGGGCTAGAAATTGATCAATTTGACGTACAGCAAGTAGAAATCATCAAAGGACCCGCGTCACTGCGCTACGGTTCGGATGCGATGGGTGGAGTGATCAATATTTTACCCACTCCTTTCCCCGAGAGGGGGCAACTCCAAACCGAAGTGAAGGGAATTTACCAGTACAATAACAACCTACGAGGCCTAAGTGCTGCCGCGGAAGGCAACCATCAGGGCTGGCTCTACCGACTACGCTACAGTCAGCAGGATTTCGACAACTACCGGGTACCCGCCGACCGTTTTACCTACGCCGGTTTTGAGCTACCGATTTACGACGAGCGGCTCCGCAACACCGCAGGGCAAGAACGAAACTTTGCCTTTACCACCGGGTTGAAGCGAGATTGGGGTCAATCGACGGTAAAAATCAGTCGGTTTCATCAGCGAGTAGGTTTGTTTCCGGGGGCGGTAGGCATCCCGAGTGGCTACCAACTGCAACGTTACGACCAGCGACGTAGTATCGGTCTGCCCCGGCAGGACAACACCCACTGGAAGGTCCTCTGGAATACGCAGTACGGATGGGATCGATCTATCCTGGAAATAGACGCTGGTTATCAGCACAACCAACGATTAGAAGAGTCACTGCCTCATACCCAAAACGTAGGACAAACAGCCGATGGTACCGTAGCGCACGATTTAAGGCTAAGAACGTATTCGCTAAACGCTCGGCTTATTCAAGAAATGGGTTCTCAGTGGACAGTTACCTACGGAGTACAGGGGCAACGGATGCAGAATAACTACGGCGGATTTGAGTTTCTGATTCCGGCCTTCACTACCTGGCAAGGTGGTGGATTTACCTTGGTGGAATACGCTGATTCGCCGGTTAACCCGCGCTGGCAGTTCAACGCTGGTTTGCGCTTTGACGGTGGGCAGCACGAAATCCTGGAGCATCAGCAACCATTGTACGACGAGACTCTCCAGCCAACGGGAGAGTTTGAGCAGCGCAATGCTGATCTCACCCGGCAATTTGCTGATGTCAGTGGAGCGGTGGGCGCACAGTGGCAGCCTTCGTCTACTTGGCAGATGAAGCTCAATGTTGGTACTAGCTTTCGGATGCCCACTGCCATAGAACTGGCGTCTAATGGTGTTCATCACGGCACGTTCCGCCATGAGTTGGGTAATCCTGATTTGCAATCGGAACGTGGCTATCAGCTTGACTACGCGCTTACTTACCAACAAGGTAAAATAAGCAGCACACTTACTCCGTTTGTGGCTTACTACGATCAATATATTTACTTAGCCCCGACTGCTTCGTTCAGCCGTTTGCCCTCGGGTAGTCAGCTTACCTGGGAGTTTCGGCAGGCTGACGCTAGCTTCTGGGGCGGTGAGTGGGTTACTAACTATCAACCAATATCGAACCTAAACGTACAAGCTTCGCTAGAATACGTTGCTAACTACAATCTTGACTTTCAGTTACCGCTACCGCTCACTCCGCCCTTTTCAGCCCTGGGTGAAGTGACGTATCAAATTATTACCCAGCAAGGGTGGCTACAATCGCTAGAGCTACACGGTGACGTTCGCTGGGTAGCTGACCAAAACCGGGTAGACCGCAACGAACGGGCGACGCCCGGCTATACCCTGCTCGGTGGGGGGATAAGTAGTGAATGGCTGATGGGCGATACATTTTTTAATATAATGGTGCAGGTAGACAATGCACTCAACACCCAATATCTACACCATCTGAGTCGTTACCGTTTACTGAATTTACCCGAACCGGGCCGTAATGTGGTAGTCACGTTACGAGTTCCTCTGTCTTTTAATTTAAATTCCTAA
- a CDS encoding ABC transporter ATP-binding protein: protein MLEAIGLSKTYDQHPALTDLNLTVAAGDIYCLLGANGAGKTTTINLFMNFITPTSGIAKVNGLAVAQGQEVKKHLAYIPENLNLYGTLTGLENLQFFAGLGGEKPDKASAEELLRSVGLPPEFIHRRVSKYSKGMRQKVGIAIAKAKQADNLLMDEPTSGLDPQASNEFAQLLATLRENQVAILMATHDLFRAKESGTHIGIMRAGQLVHSLKSEEISLSELEQLYLETMKSTVYA, encoded by the coding sequence ATGCTAGAAGCCATTGGCCTATCTAAAACCTACGATCAGCATCCAGCTTTAACCGATCTGAACCTAACGGTGGCCGCAGGCGATATTTACTGCCTACTGGGAGCGAACGGAGCTGGAAAGACGACCACCATCAACCTGTTCATGAATTTCATTACTCCTACCTCCGGAATAGCAAAGGTAAATGGCTTAGCTGTAGCCCAAGGCCAGGAAGTCAAAAAGCACCTGGCCTATATTCCCGAAAACCTGAACCTCTACGGTACACTCACCGGACTGGAAAATCTGCAATTCTTTGCCGGATTAGGCGGAGAAAAGCCCGATAAAGCTTCGGCTGAAGAATTACTCCGGAGCGTAGGATTACCGCCCGAATTTATTCACCGACGAGTGAGCAAGTACTCCAAAGGGATGCGACAAAAAGTTGGGATTGCAATTGCCAAGGCAAAGCAAGCTGATAACTTACTGATGGATGAGCCAACCTCCGGCTTAGATCCACAAGCCAGTAACGAGTTTGCTCAACTGTTAGCTACCCTGCGAGAGAACCAAGTGGCGATTTTGATGGCTACCCACGATTTATTCCGGGCTAAAGAATCCGGTACGCACATCGGTATTATGCGAGCTGGGCAATTGGTACACTCACTGAAGAGCGAGGAAATCTCACTGAGCGAACTGGAGCAACTATACTTGGAAACGATGAAATCTACTGTCTATGCTTAA